A DNA window from Bacteroidia bacterium contains the following coding sequences:
- the mdh gene encoding malate dehydrogenase: MKITVVGAGNVGATCANVIAHKELANEVILLDIKEGIAEGKSLDIWQSAGIENYDTRTIGVTNDYARTAGSEVVVITSGLPRKPGMSRDDLISINAGIVKSVTENVIKYSPDAKIIVVSNPLDVMTYCAYLTAKVDSSKVIGMAGILDTARYRAFLADALNTSPKEIQAVLMGGHGDTMVPLPRYTTVAGIPVTELLDKATLDAIIQRTKTGGGELVNLMGTSAWYAPGAAAAQMVESIVRNQNRIFPCCVWLQGEYGLKDIYLGVPVKLGKNGVEQIIELKLNEEEKQLLNESAKAVKEVCDVLDRMNVVTA; encoded by the coding sequence ATGAAAATCACAGTAGTAGGTGCAGGTAATGTGGGTGCAACCTGTGCAAACGTTATCGCACACAAAGAGTTGGCCAACGAAGTAATTTTGTTGGACATTAAAGAAGGTATTGCTGAAGGTAAATCTTTGGATATTTGGCAATCGGCCGGAATTGAGAACTATGACACTCGTACCATTGGAGTTACCAATGATTATGCGCGTACAGCAGGTTCAGAAGTGGTGGTAATTACATCCGGTTTGCCACGTAAACCCGGAATGAGCCGTGATGATTTAATTTCAATTAATGCCGGCATTGTAAAATCAGTTACAGAGAACGTAATAAAATATTCACCGGATGCTAAAATTATTGTGGTTAGCAATCCTTTGGATGTAATGACCTATTGTGCTTATTTGACAGCCAAGGTAGATAGCAGCAAAGTAATTGGTATGGCCGGAATTTTGGATACAGCCCGTTACCGTGCATTTTTAGCTGATGCTTTGAATACTTCTCCTAAAGAAATCCAGGCAGTATTAATGGGTGGACATGGTGATACCATGGTTCCGTTACCACGTTATACAACTGTTGCAGGTATTCCTGTTACAGAATTATTGGATAAAGCTACTTTGGATGCAATTATTCAACGTACCAAAACAGGTGGTGGAGAGTTGGTAAATTTGATGGGAACCTCTGCATGGTATGCTCCTGGTGCTGCAGCAGCTCAAATGGTTGAAAGTATTGTTCGCAACCAGAATCGTATTTTCCCATGTTGTGTTTGGTTGCAAGGAGAATACGGATTAAAAGACATTTACCTTGGTGTACCGGTTAAGTTAGGTAAAAACGGCGTTGAGCAAATTATTGAATTGAAATTAAACGAAGAAGAAAAACAATTGCTAAACGAATCAGCGAAAGCCGTTAAAGAGGTGTGCGATGTGTTGGATAGAATGAATGTGGTAACCGCCTAA
- a CDS encoding N-acetylmuramoyl-L-alanine amidase — translation MRKLALFLFSIVIFGLNSSFKLVEKKAKFAIKTVVIDAGHGGHDTGCLGSSTREKDMALKVALKLGKLIEDNFGEVDVVYTRKTDTFIELHKRAEIANKNNADLFICIHFNSGGKTAYGAETYAMGLHKSADNLEVAKRENSSILQEQDYLKKYDGFDPNSEEATIIFSLYQNANLDQSLAFASKIQEKFKKTGRFDRGVKQAGFLVLWRTNMPAVLIESGFLTNKDEQAYFKSGNGINKTAVSIFKAFREYKAQSEGETIPKDDDPFLGQEEMGKLETYKTAEAEPSEKKEINPETTEVPDSFKLRNLKSDSLQAKKMSKTELEEYKQELQKEKLKTEMEIAELKLKKGIKDPVTPVNEVKPVNPIPAEGVCYRVQFYSSGQQMSLNSPKFKGLDQIFEYSDKGMYKYTTGMFDNFAEALKFQGMVRKAGFADAFVVGLNGNKRITVDEAKKALGK, via the coding sequence GTGAGAAAACTAGCTCTTTTTCTATTTTCGATTGTCATCTTTGGATTAAATTCCTCATTTAAACTCGTTGAGAAAAAGGCAAAATTTGCCATTAAAACCGTTGTAATTGATGCCGGCCACGGAGGACATGACACCGGATGTCTGGGCTCCAGCACAAGAGAAAAGGATATGGCATTAAAGGTTGCCCTTAAATTGGGCAAATTGATCGAAGACAATTTTGGCGAAGTAGATGTTGTTTATACCCGCAAAACAGACACCTTTATCGAATTGCACAAGCGGGCAGAAATTGCCAATAAAAACAATGCAGATTTATTTATTTGTATCCACTTTAACTCCGGAGGTAAAACTGCTTATGGAGCCGAAACCTATGCCATGGGTTTGCATAAATCGGCCGATAACCTGGAAGTAGCGAAACGTGAAAACTCCTCCATTTTACAAGAACAAGACTATTTGAAAAAATACGATGGCTTTGACCCCAATTCAGAAGAAGCAACCATCATTTTCAGTCTGTATCAAAATGCAAATTTGGATCAAAGTCTTGCCTTTGCATCCAAAATTCAGGAAAAGTTCAAGAAAACAGGTCGCTTCGATCGCGGAGTTAAACAAGCCGGTTTCCTTGTTTTATGGAGAACCAACATGCCTGCTGTTTTAATTGAATCCGGATTCTTAACCAACAAAGATGAACAAGCCTATTTTAAATCCGGTAATGGTATAAATAAAACTGCCGTTAGTATTTTCAAAGCATTTAGAGAGTATAAAGCACAGTCCGAAGGCGAAACCATACCTAAAGACGACGATCCATTCCTAGGACAAGAAGAAATGGGTAAGCTTGAAACCTATAAAACAGCCGAAGCGGAGCCTTCAGAAAAAAAGGAAATTAACCCTGAAACAACCGAAGTTCCGGATAGTTTTAAACTTAGAAACCTGAAGTCAGATTCCTTACAAGCTAAGAAAATGTCCAAAACTGAATTGGAAGAGTACAAACAGGAATTGCAAAAAGAAAAGTTGAAAACAGAAATGGAAATTGCTGAATTGAAATTAAAAAAAGGTATCAAAGATCCGGTTACTCCTGTAAATGAAGTTAAACCAGTAAACCCCATTCCGGCCGAAGGAGTTTGCTATCGGGTGCAATTTTACTCTTCCGGTCAACAAATGTCTTTGAATAGCCCGAAATTTAAAGGATTGGATCAGATTTTTGAATACAGCGATAAAGGAATGTACAAATACACAACCGGTATGTTCGACAACTTTGCCGAAGCCTTAAAATTTCAAGGCATGGTAAGAAAGGCAGGATTTGCAGATGCCTTCGTAGTAGGGTTAAATGGTAATAAGCGAATAACTGTTGATGAAGCCAAAAAAGCCTTAGGTAAATAA